In Anseongella ginsenosidimutans, one genomic interval encodes:
- a CDS encoding thiazole synthase, translating to MLEIAGKKFTSRLLAGTGKFGSYPQMEEALLASGTELVTVALRRAEPNDRSDGILSYLAHAHINLLPNTSGVRNAAEAVFAARLGREALETNWIKLEIHPDPRYLLPDPVETLKATEELVKDGFVVLPYIHADPVACKRLEEAGAAAVMPLGSPIGSGNGLRTIDFLEIIIEQSRVPVIVDAGIGAPSHAAHAMEIGADAVLVNTAIAVAGNPVSMAAAFRMAVESGRSAFESGLAGKSGTAIASSPLTAFLNE from the coding sequence ATGTTGGAAATAGCTGGTAAAAAATTCACTTCCCGTTTGCTGGCAGGGACCGGAAAATTCGGCTCCTATCCGCAAATGGAAGAAGCCCTGCTCGCGAGCGGTACGGAACTGGTAACTGTTGCCCTGAGAAGAGCGGAGCCAAATGACAGGAGTGATGGTATCCTGTCTTATCTCGCGCATGCGCACATAAACCTGCTGCCGAACACTTCCGGCGTCAGGAATGCTGCGGAAGCCGTGTTCGCCGCCCGCCTGGGCAGGGAGGCCCTGGAAACCAACTGGATAAAACTGGAGATCCACCCTGACCCCAGATACCTCCTCCCCGACCCCGTGGAAACACTGAAAGCTACGGAAGAACTGGTTAAAGATGGATTTGTGGTACTGCCCTATATTCATGCCGACCCGGTGGCCTGTAAGCGGCTGGAAGAAGCCGGCGCAGCAGCGGTAATGCCCCTGGGATCTCCCATTGGCAGCGGAAACGGACTGAGAACAATTGATTTTCTTGAGATCATCATTGAACAAAGCAGGGTGCCCGTGATCGTTGATGCCGGTATCGGCGCTCCTTCTCATGCCGCACATGCGATGGAAATAGGGGCCGACGCTGTATTGGTAAACACCGCCATCGCCGTCGCCGGCAACCCGGTCAGCATGGCGGCCGCATTCCGCATGGCGGTAGAAAGCGGGCGAAGTGCTTTTGAATCCGGGCTGGCCGGCAAATCCGGGACAGCCATTGCCAGCAGCCCGCTCACAGCCTTCTTAAATGAATGA
- a CDS encoding thiamine phosphate synthase: MQRRRTYGKRKAGNFRLLVITPALPVLGEQAIVRDLFGAGLSGLHLRKPGLDVKGIKAWLRYFTKAERSKIRVHSGDASLLEMGIAGLHLPFHALDKFICAGGGITASIHSWQEYAELERTIEYAFISPVYKSLSKPGYAENKNTWNLPAVPHVPVIALGGIRSRNIAKVIQAGFSGAGLLGTVWQQPERAVKVFNAVKDQVMSWIDEG; this comes from the coding sequence ATGCAGCGCAGGAGAACATATGGGAAAAGAAAAGCAGGAAATTTCCGACTGCTGGTGATCACTCCCGCCCTGCCGGTTCTGGGAGAACAAGCCATCGTACGGGATCTGTTCGGCGCCGGGCTCTCCGGCCTGCACCTGAGGAAACCCGGCCTGGATGTAAAGGGGATCAAAGCCTGGCTTCGGTATTTTACGAAGGCCGAAAGGTCAAAGATAAGGGTACACAGCGGGGACGCGTCGCTGCTGGAAATGGGTATTGCAGGCCTTCATCTTCCCTTTCATGCCCTTGACAAGTTTATCTGTGCAGGCGGCGGTATTACGGCTTCCATCCATAGCTGGCAGGAATATGCGGAACTGGAACGAACCATTGAATATGCTTTTATAAGCCCCGTTTATAAAAGCCTGTCCAAGCCCGGCTACGCTGAGAACAAGAATACCTGGAATCTTCCCGCTGTTCCTCATGTACCAGTCATTGCCCTCGGAGGCATCCGGAGCAGGAATATCGCCAAAGTCATACAAGCCGGGTTCAGCGGCGCCGGCCTGCTGGGAACCGTCTGGCAACAGCCGGAGCGGGCTGTCAAGGTGTTCAATGCAGTTAAAGACCAGGTAATGTCATGGATTGATGAAGGATAA
- the thiH gene encoding 2-iminoacetate synthase ThiH, protein MSFQQLFNRYNWDQVSRDILSKSARDVRQALNAPRRNLEHFKALLSPAALPFLDDMASLSRQLTLKRFGKTIQLYAPLYVSNECQNICTYCGFSMDNRLERKTLNEKELLAEAAYIREMGYDSLLLVSGEANKTVGTDYFEKALQLVNPVFSQVSLEVQPLEEEDYRRLIGRKLHSVLVYQETYCRETYALCHPKGKKSNFDYRLETPDRLGREGIHKIGLGVLLGLDDWRADSFFTALHLGYLEKVYWKTRYSISFPRLRPCAGTANLSSGISDRELVQLICAYRLLDQEVELSLSTRENEHFRNNVIRLGINSISAGSKTNPGGYTVAPGSLEQFEIDDTRSPAQIARMLSAAGYQPLWKDWDQALQQQ, encoded by the coding sequence ATGAGTTTTCAACAACTTTTTAACCGGTATAACTGGGATCAGGTAAGCAGGGATATCCTTTCTAAAAGCGCACGGGATGTAAGGCAGGCGCTCAATGCCCCCCGGCGAAACCTGGAACATTTCAAAGCATTGCTGTCTCCCGCCGCACTCCCTTTCCTGGACGATATGGCTTCTCTGAGCCGTCAGCTCACCCTGAAGCGCTTCGGCAAAACCATACAATTATATGCCCCGCTATATGTCTCCAATGAATGCCAGAATATTTGTACGTATTGCGGCTTCAGCATGGATAATCGCCTGGAAAGAAAAACCCTTAACGAAAAGGAACTGCTGGCCGAAGCAGCATATATCCGGGAAATGGGTTATGACAGCCTGCTGCTGGTCAGCGGAGAAGCCAATAAAACGGTAGGGACGGATTATTTTGAGAAAGCCCTGCAACTGGTAAACCCGGTATTTTCCCAGGTCTCCCTGGAAGTACAGCCGCTGGAAGAAGAAGACTACCGCAGGCTGATCGGCCGAAAATTGCACAGCGTACTGGTATACCAGGAAACATACTGTCGCGAAACCTATGCACTGTGCCATCCCAAGGGGAAAAAGTCCAACTTCGATTACCGCCTGGAAACTCCTGACAGACTTGGAAGAGAAGGGATCCATAAAATCGGCCTCGGAGTACTGCTGGGGCTGGACGATTGGCGAGCCGACAGCTTCTTTACCGCCTTGCATCTGGGATACCTGGAAAAGGTTTATTGGAAAACACGTTATTCCATCTCTTTTCCGCGGCTACGCCCCTGTGCAGGAACAGCAAACCTGTCATCAGGGATCAGCGACAGGGAACTGGTACAATTGATCTGCGCTTACCGTTTATTGGATCAGGAAGTAGAACTCTCCCTGTCCACGCGGGAAAACGAGCATTTCAGGAATAACGTGATCAGGCTGGGAATTAATTCCATAAGCGCCGGCTCAAAAACTAACCCGGGTGGATATACGGTTGCCCCCGGCTCTCTGGAACAATTTGAAATTGATGACACCCGCTCCCCTGCTCAAATAGCCCGCATGCTTAGCGCCGCAGGTTATCAGCCGCTGTGGAAGGACTGGGACCAGGCACTACAGCAGCAATGA
- the thiC gene encoding phosphomethylpyrimidine synthase ThiC, with protein MKKEKNTTPGPISTDPFPASEKIYVNGHIHDIRVAMRSVTLQDGSKNRAVSLYDTSGPYTDPRAHTDVRKGLDRLREPWINQRKDTEQQRLTDPGLAGFRFSQERPTRKAMPGGNITQMHYARQGIITAEMEYVAIRENQRMESCFEKDNRLWRQHKGQNFGARTPEGLITPEFVREEIASGRAIIPANINHPESEPMIIGRNFLVKINANIGNSAVSSGIEEEVEKAVWACRWGADTIMDLSTGKNIHETREWVIRNSPVPVGTVPIYQALEKTGGKAEELTWDIFRDTLIEQAEQGVDYFTIHAGVLLRYVPLTAGRLTGIVSRGGSIMAKWCLAHHRENFLYTHFEEICEIMKSYDIAFSLGDGLRPGSVADANDDAQFAELETLGELTKIAWRHDVQTMIEGPGHVPMHLIKENMDRQLAVCGGAPFYTLGPLTTDIAPGYDHITSAIGAAMIGWYGTAMLCYVTPKEHLGLPAKKDVKDGVIAYKLAAHAADLAKGHPGAQYRDNALSKARFEFRWEDQFNLSLDPFTAREFHDETLPAEGAKTAHFCSMCGPHFCSMKITQELQEYAQEGMQQKSAEFKAGGTKIYQ; from the coding sequence ATGAAAAAAGAAAAAAACACGACTCCGGGCCCAATCAGCACGGATCCCTTTCCCGCTTCTGAAAAGATCTATGTAAATGGCCATATACATGATATCCGCGTAGCCATGCGTTCGGTAACCCTTCAGGATGGCAGTAAAAACCGCGCTGTTAGCCTGTACGACACCAGCGGGCCTTATACTGATCCCAGGGCTCATACGGATGTCCGGAAAGGCCTTGACCGCCTGCGGGAACCTTGGATCAACCAGAGAAAAGATACTGAACAGCAACGTTTAACCGATCCCGGCCTGGCCGGTTTTCGCTTCAGCCAGGAACGGCCTACGCGGAAAGCGATGCCAGGAGGCAACATTACGCAGATGCATTATGCCAGGCAAGGGATCATTACGGCTGAAATGGAATACGTGGCCATCCGGGAAAACCAGCGGATGGAAAGCTGTTTTGAAAAGGATAACCGGCTATGGCGCCAGCATAAAGGACAAAATTTTGGTGCGCGTACCCCGGAAGGGCTGATCACGCCTGAATTCGTTCGTGAAGAAATTGCATCCGGAAGGGCGATCATTCCTGCGAATATCAATCACCCCGAAAGCGAGCCGATGATCATCGGGCGGAATTTTCTGGTGAAGATCAATGCGAATATCGGGAACTCGGCTGTCAGCTCCGGTATTGAAGAAGAGGTGGAAAAAGCGGTATGGGCCTGCCGGTGGGGAGCCGATACCATTATGGACCTTTCAACCGGGAAGAATATCCATGAAACACGCGAGTGGGTGATCCGGAACTCGCCGGTTCCCGTGGGGACAGTACCCATTTACCAGGCCCTGGAAAAAACAGGCGGCAAAGCAGAAGAGCTGACATGGGATATTTTCAGGGACACGCTCATAGAACAGGCCGAACAAGGGGTCGACTATTTTACCATTCATGCGGGCGTACTGCTTCGCTACGTGCCGCTTACTGCGGGGCGGCTTACGGGGATTGTTTCCCGGGGCGGCTCCATCATGGCGAAATGGTGCCTGGCCCATCATCGGGAAAATTTCCTGTACACCCATTTTGAAGAGATCTGCGAAATCATGAAAAGCTATGATATTGCCTTTTCGCTTGGCGACGGGCTCCGCCCGGGTTCTGTTGCGGATGCTAATGATGACGCCCAATTCGCAGAACTGGAAACCCTGGGGGAACTCACTAAAATTGCCTGGCGCCATGATGTGCAAACAATGATTGAAGGTCCGGGACATGTCCCGATGCACCTGATTAAAGAAAATATGGACCGGCAGCTAGCTGTCTGCGGCGGAGCGCCGTTTTATACCTTAGGCCCGCTTACGACCGACATAGCGCCCGGGTACGATCACATAACGTCAGCTATCGGAGCCGCCATGATCGGATGGTACGGCACAGCGATGCTATGTTATGTCACTCCTAAGGAGCATTTAGGCCTTCCGGCCAAAAAAGATGTAAAGGACGGCGTCATTGCGTATAAACTCGCCGCGCATGCTGCGGACCTGGCCAAAGGGCACCCGGGGGCACAATATCGCGATAATGCACTCAGCAAAGCCCGGTTTGAATTCCGCTGGGAAGACCAGTTCAACCTGTCGCTTGACCCATTCACCGCCCGGGAATTTCATGATGAGACGCTTCCGGCTGAAGGCGCTAAAACCGCACATTTCTGTTCCATGTGCGGCCCTCATTTTTGTTCCATGAAGATCACGCAGGAACTGCAGGAATATGCACAGGAAGGCATGCAGCAAAAATCGGCCGAATTTAAAGCCGGGGGGACTAAAATCTACCAATAA
- the thiE gene encoding thiamine phosphate synthase, whose protein sequence is MNNEKIARLHFITLDDYRTPPARQVLLACQAGIKWVQLRIKEGSRAFILQAAREARGICDHYQARLIINDHPDIALQCGADGVHLGQQDMPVAKARKMAGKLIIGGTANTPAQALDMARQGADYIGAGPFRFTTTKKKLSPILGRKGIEAIRDQLDREGMPQPLIAVGGIRIEDLEELLALRIYGIAVSGTIARAADPLEVTKKLENYFTKLKSDVGNSW, encoded by the coding sequence ATGAATAACGAGAAAATAGCACGCCTGCACTTTATTACCCTTGACGATTACCGGACCCCGCCCGCGCGACAGGTACTGCTTGCCTGCCAGGCAGGAATAAAGTGGGTGCAGCTAAGGATAAAAGAAGGAAGCAGAGCATTTATCCTTCAGGCCGCCAGGGAAGCCCGGGGTATCTGCGATCATTACCAGGCGAGGCTTATCATCAACGATCATCCCGATATCGCCCTGCAATGCGGCGCTGACGGCGTACACCTGGGTCAGCAGGATATGCCTGTTGCCAAAGCCCGCAAGATGGCGGGCAAACTGATCATCGGCGGAACGGCCAATACGCCGGCCCAGGCCCTGGATATGGCCCGGCAGGGCGCCGACTATATCGGTGCAGGCCCCTTTCGTTTCACCACCACGAAGAAAAAACTTTCGCCCATCCTGGGCAGGAAAGGGATCGAAGCCATCCGGGACCAACTGGACCGGGAAGGGATGCCCCAACCCCTGATCGCCGTGGGCGGCATCCGTATCGAAGACCTCGAAGAACTCCTCGCGCTGCGCATTTATGGGATCGCTGTCTCAGGAACAATTGCGCGGGCCGCGGACCCATTGGAGGTAACTAAAAAATTGGAAAATTACTTTACTAAACTAAAAAGCGATGTTGGAAATAGCTGGTAA
- a CDS encoding DeoR/GlpR family DNA-binding transcription regulator, translating to MLNITERHQFILQRLKESGRVSIQELSDLMEVSGVTIRKDLKLLEEKNLLFRTRGGGSLNNPYAVERPINEKELINAEEKQKIARAAVDLVGDNDSIIIGSGTTAFGLARYLYPPRHLTVITPAVKVTLELCNRPNVEVMQLGGLVRPSSSSVAGFSAEHTLEDISCGLLFLGVDGIDLEFGLSITNFTEASLNQKMIESARAVVVLADSSKFGKRGLGRVCGLDQVHYIVTDNAVSSQTVELLEERGVKVIVAG from the coding sequence ATGCTGAATATTACCGAAAGGCACCAATTCATTCTTCAAAGACTTAAGGAAAGCGGACGGGTAAGCATCCAGGAGTTAAGTGATCTGATGGAAGTCTCAGGAGTGACCATCCGGAAGGACCTGAAACTGCTGGAAGAAAAAAACCTCTTGTTTCGTACCCGCGGCGGCGGATCTCTTAATAATCCTTATGCTGTGGAGCGGCCCATTAATGAAAAAGAGCTGATAAATGCCGAAGAAAAACAAAAGATCGCCAGGGCGGCCGTAGACCTGGTAGGAGACAATGATTCCATCATCATCGGATCGGGAACCACTGCTTTTGGCCTTGCGCGTTACCTTTACCCGCCCAGACACCTCACCGTGATCACTCCCGCCGTGAAGGTAACCCTTGAATTATGCAATCGTCCGAACGTGGAAGTAATGCAATTGGGCGGGCTAGTCCGGCCGAGTTCATCTTCAGTAGCAGGGTTTTCCGCCGAACATACCCTGGAAGATATCTCCTGCGGCCTCTTGTTTCTTGGTGTGGACGGTATTGACCTGGAGTTCGGCTTGTCCATTACCAATTTTACCGAAGCTAGCCTGAATCAGAAGATGATAGAGTCCGCTCGCGCAGTAGTCGTACTGGCGGATAGTTCCAAATTCGGGAAACGAGGTTTGGGTCGCGTTTGCGGGCTGGACCAGGTACATTACATCGTTACAGACAATGCTGTTTCATCGCAGACCGTGGAATTGCTGGAGGAAAGGGGAGTGAAGGTGATCGTTGCCGGGTAA
- a CDS encoding HesA/MoeB/ThiF family protein, with protein sequence MEGLGPGTTAAMKMTAFSKEELERYSRQLILPELGRAGQEKLKQARVLVIGAGGLGCPALQYLAGAGVGTIGVIDGDTVAVSNLHRQLLFTREDAGKNKALAAVEKLYSINPFIQGKAFPFFLDADNARPLISDYDLVIDGSDNFSTRYLVNDACVISGKPFIYAALHKFELQLAVFNWKEGPTYRCLYPDPPAEGEMPSCAEAGVIGVLPGLAGIMQALEAIKLIIGTGRPLSGQLLIMDLLNHHRQLVTLPLVPENREIKSIHPVQVNCKPGNVPEIDIQQLEKWLAGDLLQLIDVRSPAEFEAFRLNKGEINLPLDQLESHRHLLDPGKRIVFLCQTGSRSKKAARLLKTVNERLRVFSLKNGISNLSG encoded by the coding sequence GTGGAAGGACTGGGACCAGGCACTACAGCAGCAATGAAAATGACCGCATTTAGCAAAGAAGAACTGGAACGCTACAGCCGGCAGCTGATATTGCCGGAACTGGGGCGCGCAGGCCAGGAAAAATTAAAGCAAGCCCGGGTACTGGTGATCGGGGCCGGGGGCCTTGGCTGCCCGGCCCTCCAGTACCTTGCCGGGGCCGGCGTGGGAACAATCGGAGTTATCGACGGAGATACGGTTGCCGTAAGCAACCTCCACCGGCAGCTGTTGTTCACCAGAGAAGATGCCGGCAAGAACAAAGCATTGGCTGCTGTAGAAAAGCTTTACTCCATTAATCCCTTCATACAAGGGAAAGCGTTTCCGTTCTTCCTTGACGCAGACAATGCCCGGCCGCTGATTTCGGACTATGACCTGGTGATCGATGGAAGCGATAATTTTTCAACCCGTTACCTGGTGAATGATGCCTGCGTAATAAGCGGAAAGCCTTTTATTTATGCCGCGCTTCATAAGTTCGAGCTGCAGCTGGCGGTATTCAATTGGAAAGAGGGCCCTACCTACCGCTGCCTGTACCCGGATCCACCGGCCGAAGGTGAAATGCCCTCCTGTGCGGAAGCAGGTGTTATTGGCGTCCTCCCCGGTTTGGCGGGCATTATGCAAGCCCTGGAAGCCATTAAGCTCATCATCGGGACAGGACGGCCACTCTCCGGCCAGCTGCTGATCATGGATCTCCTGAACCATCACCGGCAGCTTGTAACCCTGCCGCTAGTGCCGGAAAACCGGGAAATAAAAAGCATTCATCCCGTACAGGTCAACTGCAAACCAGGAAACGTACCGGAAATCGACATACAGCAGCTTGAAAAATGGCTCGCCGGGGACTTGCTCCAGTTAATTGACGTACGCAGCCCTGCAGAATTTGAAGCATTCAGACTGAACAAAGGTGAAATAAACCTGCCGCTCGATCAGCTGGAAAGTCACCGGCATTTGCTTGATCCCGGCAAACGCATCGTTTTTCTTTGCCAGACAGGCAGCAGAAGTAAAAAAGCGGCCCGCCTGCTGAAAACAGTAAATGAACGCCTCCGGGTTTTTTCCCTGAAGAACGGCATTAGCAATTTGTCGGGCTAA
- a CDS encoding hydroxymethylpyrimidine/phosphomethylpyrimidine kinase — protein MKDKRLQILVIAGYDPSAGAGILADVKTAESNSVYAYAVCTGFTFQNSSRIAAVRWFSEEDISTQIRLCCEDTLFEWVKLGITQDPSMLAGILGSLRKYCPGVKIIWDPVLSSSSGTTFMEGLGAADFERLLPQVFMITPNLPELYALYPAGNPEAICARLSRKTIVYLKGGHDKDWPGRDRLFIRGVCHTLASGIAEAFQKHGSGCVLSTALTANLAREFATVPVEADSAVVKAALKSKQYTEAFLNSHPGRLGWHKAYENE, from the coding sequence ATGAAGGATAAACGCTTGCAAATACTCGTAATAGCCGGTTACGATCCAAGCGCGGGGGCCGGTATACTTGCCGACGTAAAAACGGCGGAGAGTAATTCCGTTTACGCATACGCCGTCTGCACAGGCTTCACCTTCCAGAACTCCAGCCGCATTGCCGCTGTTCGCTGGTTCAGCGAAGAGGACATTTCCACACAGATCCGGCTATGCTGCGAAGACACCCTGTTTGAGTGGGTAAAACTGGGCATTACCCAGGATCCATCCATGCTTGCGGGGATACTCGGCAGCCTCCGGAAATACTGTCCCGGCGTAAAGATCATCTGGGATCCGGTACTTTCTTCCAGCAGCGGCACCACTTTCATGGAAGGCCTCGGGGCCGCGGATTTTGAGCGCCTCCTGCCACAGGTATTCATGATTACACCTAATCTGCCGGAATTATATGCGCTGTACCCCGCCGGTAATCCGGAAGCTATCTGCGCCCGCCTTTCACGAAAAACGATCGTTTACCTGAAAGGAGGGCATGATAAAGACTGGCCCGGCAGGGACCGGCTGTTCATCCGGGGAGTTTGTCACACCCTGGCTTCCGGAATTGCTGAAGCATTTCAAAAGCATGGTTCCGGCTGTGTATTGTCCACAGCGCTTACCGCCAACCTCGCCAGGGAATTTGCAACGGTACCCGTTGAAGCCGATTCTGCCGTAGTGAAAGCCGCATTAAAAAGCAAACAGTACACAGAAGCATTCCTGAATAGTCATCCCGGCCGCTTAGGATGGCACAAAGCATACGAAAATGAATAA
- a CDS encoding phosphocholine-specific phospholipase C has product MDSRRDFLKKTLLLSGAAGISGIMPASIQRALAINPAEGSSYLDAEHVVILMQENRSFDHCFGTLRGVRGFNDPRFIHLPDNKPVWLQTNKAGDTFGPFHLNMRDTKATWMGDTPHSRSSQVDANNEGKYDKWLDAKEKANYPGVPLTMGYYTRQDLPFNYAMADAFTICDQHFCSAMTSTWPNRLYLWSGTIRGEQSGEATAYIRNEIPYGDAHWKTFPERLEDNGISWKVYQNDITTGGGYQGEERSWLSNFGCNPLEFLSQFNARFAPGYVKGRERLVNSLPEEISALEEKIASMAREDKGWEKAQKDLAAKKNALKAAREELVKWSRENFEKLPRETRNLYEKAFANNAGDADYRSLATLDYEENGVKRSLSVPKGDVLYQFREDAGAGKLPAVSWLVPSQNFSDHPSAPWYGAWYVSEVLDILTKDPELWKKTIFILTYDENDGYFDHIPPFTSPDPENPATGKCPEGMISKGEEYIRLEQELEQGLSKRQARGGPIGLGYRVPMIIASPWSRGGKVCSQVFDHTSPLQFLENFVNRKFGKNIREENISPWRRAICGDLSAAFSRYEKEKSTKLPFLPRDPFIEDIYNAKFKDAPATFKKLSSEEIAKIKANPASSGLLPRQEPGTRPSRPLPYELYADCRQGPDGGIEIEMRAGNNVFGKQSAGAPFKVYAPGNYLSASAERDGGKSYEAARNWDFAVPAGRQLAEQWPFQAFEEGKYHLRIYGPNGFFREFQGTGRDPLSVACDYERHKSRKKGLTGNVELTIKNLSPDKAQTIVISDQAYKSKPLSRELAAGQEIRLALDQEKSYGWYDFTVTSKEYPGFIFRYAGRVETGEEGLSDPAMA; this is encoded by the coding sequence ATGGATTCAAGAAGAGACTTTCTAAAGAAAACGCTATTACTTTCCGGGGCAGCCGGCATTTCAGGCATTATGCCGGCTTCCATTCAGCGGGCGCTGGCCATTAACCCGGCCGAAGGCAGCAGTTACCTGGATGCAGAACACGTAGTGATCCTGATGCAGGAAAACAGATCTTTTGACCATTGTTTCGGAACGCTGCGGGGAGTACGGGGATTCAATGACCCGCGGTTCATCCACCTACCCGATAATAAGCCGGTTTGGCTGCAAACCAATAAAGCCGGCGATACCTTTGGCCCCTTCCATCTTAATATGCGCGACACCAAAGCTACCTGGATGGGTGATACGCCCCATTCGCGTTCCAGCCAGGTGGATGCCAATAATGAAGGAAAGTATGATAAATGGCTGGATGCCAAGGAGAAGGCAAATTATCCCGGCGTTCCTTTGACCATGGGTTATTATACCCGCCAGGACCTCCCCTTTAATTACGCAATGGCCGATGCATTCACCATTTGCGATCAGCACTTCTGCTCGGCAATGACCAGCACCTGGCCCAACCGGCTGTACTTATGGTCAGGTACTATCCGGGGCGAACAAAGCGGCGAGGCAACCGCATACATCAGGAATGAGATCCCTTACGGAGACGCACACTGGAAGACCTTTCCCGAGCGGCTGGAAGATAACGGCATTTCCTGGAAAGTTTACCAGAACGATATCACTACCGGCGGCGGTTACCAGGGCGAAGAACGTTCCTGGCTGTCCAATTTCGGCTGCAACCCTCTGGAATTCCTGTCCCAGTTCAATGCCAGGTTCGCTCCCGGCTATGTCAAAGGCCGCGAACGGCTGGTCAATTCCCTGCCGGAAGAAATCAGCGCGTTGGAAGAAAAGATCGCTTCTATGGCCCGGGAAGACAAAGGTTGGGAAAAGGCGCAGAAAGACCTGGCTGCAAAGAAAAACGCATTAAAAGCCGCCCGGGAAGAACTGGTAAAATGGAGCCGGGAAAATTTCGAAAAGCTTCCCCGGGAAACCAGGAACTTATATGAAAAAGCGTTTGCTAATAATGCGGGAGATGCGGACTACCGGAGCCTGGCTACCCTGGACTATGAAGAAAACGGGGTAAAAAGGTCGCTCAGCGTTCCCAAAGGAGACGTACTTTACCAGTTCCGGGAAGATGCGGGGGCTGGGAAACTACCTGCGGTATCCTGGCTGGTACCCTCTCAGAATTTTTCAGATCATCCTAGCGCTCCCTGGTACGGCGCCTGGTATGTTTCGGAAGTCCTGGATATACTCACTAAAGACCCGGAACTCTGGAAGAAAACGATTTTTATACTAACCTATGATGAAAATGACGGCTATTTCGACCATATCCCGCCCTTTACCTCTCCGGACCCGGAAAACCCGGCCACCGGAAAATGCCCGGAGGGAATGATTTCAAAGGGCGAAGAATACATCCGCCTGGAGCAGGAGCTGGAGCAGGGCCTTTCCAAAAGGCAGGCCCGCGGGGGACCCATTGGCCTCGGCTACCGGGTGCCCATGATCATTGCTTCACCCTGGAGCAGGGGCGGCAAAGTATGTTCTCAGGTATTTGACCACACTTCTCCCCTGCAGTTCCTTGAAAATTTTGTAAACCGGAAGTTTGGAAAGAACATCCGCGAAGAAAATATCAGCCCCTGGAGGAGGGCCATCTGTGGCGACCTCAGCGCAGCATTCAGCCGCTACGAGAAGGAAAAATCAACAAAGCTTCCCTTCCTTCCCAGGGACCCCTTCATCGAAGACATTTACAATGCTAAATTCAAGGATGCGCCGGCTACCTTTAAAAAATTAAGTAGCGAAGAAATTGCAAAGATCAAAGCCAATCCCGCTTCTTCGGGCCTTTTACCCAGGCAGGAACCAGGAACACGCCCTTCCCGTCCCCTGCCCTACGAACTCTATGCGGACTGCCGGCAGGGCCCTGACGGAGGGATAGAAATTGAGATGCGCGCCGGCAATAATGTCTTTGGTAAACAATCTGCAGGCGCTCCTTTTAAAGTGTACGCACCGGGAAATTACCTTTCAGCCAGCGCGGAAAGGGACGGCGGCAAATCATATGAAGCAGCCAGAAACTGGGACTTTGCCGTGCCTGCCGGCCGGCAACTGGCTGAACAATGGCCCTTCCAGGCATTTGAAGAGGGAAAATACCACCTGCGTATTTACGGGCCTAATGGTTTTTTCCGCGAATTCCAGGGAACCGGCCGCGATCCGCTTTCCGTTGCCTGCGATTATGAGCGGCATAAATCCCGAAAAAAGGGCCTTACCGGCAACGTGGAACTGACTATAAAAAATTTGAGCCCTGACAAAGCGCAGACCATTGTCATCAGCGATCAGGCCTATAAAAGTAAGCCGCTTTCAAGAGAGCTGGCAGCGGGCCAGGAGATCCGCCTGGCCCTGGATCAGGAGAAAAGTTATGGCTGGTATGATTTCACGGTTACCAGCAAAGAATACCCCGGCTTCATCTTCCGTTACGCCGGAAGGGTGGAAACCGGGGAAGAAGGTCTAAGTGATCCCGCAATGGCATGA